One Vallitalea pronyensis genomic region harbors:
- a CDS encoding NUDIX hydrolase — MNDHVLKRIVNHKEVSDGHGIFRRDRYLNAAVLIPFVKHQEAWYVLLQKRAKDIRQGGEICFPGGGHEKQDSSYMETAIRETIEEIGITRQQIQVFGKLDTYIGRSGVIIEPFIAELTIDDLHALEPDHREVEKLLLVPLIHFMNHEPQLYHIQVEQASYIIDEDGQHKTLLPVKELGLPNRYAGTWGSSLHEIYVYDYQGELIWGITADILYDVVKKMAHEIENEEEKAF; from the coding sequence ATGAATGATCATGTATTAAAGCGAATTGTCAATCATAAAGAGGTATCCGACGGTCACGGTATTTTTCGCCGTGACCGCTATTTAAATGCCGCTGTTTTGATTCCTTTCGTTAAACATCAAGAAGCATGGTATGTTTTATTACAAAAACGAGCAAAAGATATTCGTCAAGGTGGCGAAATCTGCTTCCCAGGGGGAGGTCATGAAAAACAAGATAGTTCCTATATGGAAACAGCAATACGTGAAACCATAGAAGAAATCGGGATTACCCGCCAACAGATACAAGTCTTTGGAAAGTTGGATACCTATATAGGAAGAAGCGGTGTGATCATCGAGCCATTTATCGCTGAATTAACCATTGATGATCTGCATGCATTAGAACCGGACCATCGAGAAGTAGAAAAACTCCTCCTTGTGCCCCTGATTCACTTTATGAATCATGAACCTCAACTATATCATATTCAAGTAGAACAAGCCTCCTATATCATTGATGAAGATGGTCAACATAAGACCTTATTGCCTGTTAAAGAATTAGGTCTGCCTAATCGCTATGCAGGTACATGGGGATCAAGCCTTCATGAAATCTATGTGTACGATTACCAAGGTGAGCTGATATGGGGAATAACCGCAGATATTCTGTATGACGTGGTTAAAAAAATGGCCCATGAAATAGAAAATGAAGAAGAAAAAGCCTTTTAA
- the nth gene encoding endonuclease III, with product MTDNKRLKRILNLLDEHYPKDIKCYLDHENPWQLLVATILSAQCTDDRVNIVTKDLFKKYTSIKDFAEVEQEELEQDIRSTGFYRNKAKNIIACCRALLVDHDGHVPKDIEDLVKLAGVGRKTANVIRGNIYDIPSIVVDTHVKRISKKLGLTPYDDPVKIEFDLMKILPKEHWIRYNTQVIAHGRAICTARSPKCERCFLLPYCKTGLMDRMDVLGNEK from the coding sequence ATGACCGATAATAAACGATTAAAAAGGATTCTTAATTTATTAGATGAACATTATCCAAAGGATATTAAGTGCTACTTGGACCATGAAAACCCTTGGCAATTACTTGTTGCTACCATATTAAGTGCCCAATGCACAGATGATCGGGTGAATATTGTTACCAAGGACCTGTTTAAGAAATACACATCCATTAAGGACTTTGCTGAAGTGGAACAAGAAGAACTGGAACAAGATATTCGCTCAACAGGCTTCTATCGCAACAAAGCCAAGAATATTATCGCATGTTGCAGAGCGTTGCTTGTGGACCATGATGGACATGTGCCAAAAGATATAGAAGATTTGGTGAAGCTTGCCGGTGTGGGGCGTAAGACAGCCAATGTCATTCGGGGAAATATCTATGATATTCCCAGCATTGTAGTGGATACACACGTAAAACGTATTTCAAAAAAACTTGGGCTCACACCTTATGATGACCCGGTAAAAATTGAATTTGATTTAATGAAGATATTACCGAAAGAACATTGGATTCGGTATAATACCCAAGTCATTGCCCATGGACGAGCTATCTGTACTGCCAGAAGCCCAAAATGTGAAAGATGCTTCCTCTTGCCCTATTGTAAAACAGGACTTATGGATAGAATGGATGTATTGGGAAATGAGAAGTAA